DNA from Dietzia lutea:
GACGGTGTCCTCGGCCATCGGCGTCCAGTTGCGGTTGCCGAAGTACACGGGCAGGTCGCGGCCGCGGTCCGCCAGTTCGGCCTCGACGTTGGCGATGATCTCGCGGTTGAGGTCGTTGATGGGGCTGCGACCGCCAAGGTGCCGGTAGTGCGTGGCCACCTCCTCGAGGCGCTCGCGCGGGATCCCACGGCCGCGAGTGACGTTCTCGAGGAACGGGATGACGTCGTCCTGGCCCTCGGGGCCGCCGAACGAGAGCACCAGCAGGGCGTCCACCTGCCCCGAGGTGGCGTCCGGGGTGGAGGGGGCGTCGGTCGATGCGGTCATTCAGATCACTCCTGTCCGCTGAAGGAAACGGTCCCGGCGCCGCCGTCGGCGTAGATGACGGTGCCGGTCGTGGCGGCCATGAGGTCGGAGAGCAGGGCGACGGCCGTCGTCGCCACCGAGGTGGGGTCGTCCACGTCCCAGCCGAGCGGCGCCCGCCGGTCCCACTCGTCCTGCATCCTGTCCAGCTCGCCGCCGGGGCCGAGGGCCTCGCCGGCGATCGCCTTGGCCGCGAGGGTCTTGACGGGGCCGGCGGCGATGAGGTTGGACCGCACGCCGTCGGGGCCGAGTTCGCGGGCGACGTACCTGTTGACGGCCTCGAGCGCGTTCTTGGCGACCGACATCCAGTTGTAGAAGGGCATGGAGAACCGCGGGTCGAAGTCGAGGCCGATGATCGACGCGCCCCGGTTGAGCAGTGGCCGGGTAGCCTTGGCCAGGACGGAGTACGAGTAGGCCGAGACCTCGAGCGCGACGGCCACGTCCTTCCAGGGTGCGTCGAGGAACGGGTCCCCGAGGCAGCTGGGCGGCGCGAACCCGATCGAGTGGACGACGCCGTCGAGCGAATCGGCGTGTTCGCGGACCCGGTCGGCCAGCGCCGCGAGGTCGTCCTCGCTCTGCACGTCCAGTTCGATCACCGGCGGGCGCTCGGGCAGGCGCTTGGCGATCGCCTTGACGAGGGAGGGCCGACCGTACGCGGTGAGGATGACCTTCGCGCCGTGCAGCTGGCAGTGCTTGGCGATGTGGAAGGCGATCGAGGCGTCGGTGATGACGCCCGTGACGAGAATCGTCCGGCCGGCCAGCAGCCCGCCGCCGGTCGTGGTCGTCTCGCCGGAGGCGACCGTGGCGTCCGTCTCGGTCTGGCTCATGTCAGTGCCCCATTCCCATTCCGCCGTCGACCGGGATCACGGCCCCGGAGATGTAGCCGGCGTCGTCGCCGGCGAGAAAGCTCACGATCCCGGCCACGTCGTCGGCCGAGCCCTTGCGTCCGAGCGGGATGGCCGCGACGGCCATCTCCTGCGTCTTGTCGTCCAGCCCCGCGGTCATGTCGGTGTCGATGAAGCCCGGCGCGACGACGTTGGCCGTGATGTTCCGCGAGCCCAGCTCGCGGGTGAGCGAACGGGCCATACCGATGAGCCCGGCCTTGGACGAGGCGTAGTTGACCTGGCCGGCGGTGCCGGACTGGCCCACGACGGAGCCGATGAAGATCAGTCGACCGAACCGGGCGCGCAGCATCCCGCGCGAGGCGCGCTTGGCCACGCGGAACGCCCCCGCGAGGTTGGCGTCGAGCACGCGGGTGAACTGCTCGTCCTTCATGCGCATGAGCAGGGTGTCCTCGGTGGTGCCCGCGTTGGCCACGACCACCTCGACGGGCCCGTACTCGGCCTCGACCGCGGTGAACGCGGCGTCGACCGAGTCGGGGTCGGTGACGTCGCACTGCACCCCGAACAGTCCGTCGGGGGCGCCGGAGCCCCGGTGGGTGACGGCCACCCTGTGGCCGTCGGCGTGGAGCCTGGTGGCGACGGCGCGCCCGATCCCGCGGTTGCCCCCGGTCACGAGGACTGTCCGCGGGGTGGTGCCGTGCGTGCTCTCGGAAACCATGCCCCCACCCTAGCGAGCCGGGCCGGCGGGTCCGGCGCTGGTGCGTTCCGCCGGCCCGCCGGACCTCACGGGATCCGGCGGTGTGCGGTCAGCGATCCCGCCGCCGCCGTCATGGCGAGTAGTGAGCCGATGATGAGCCAGGGCCGCGAGGCGTCGGCCTTCTTCCACTCGTAGCCGATCTGCTCCTCGAGGGTGCGGTACACCGAGTCCAGTTCCTCGAGGGTCGACGCCGTGAAGAAGTCGCCGCCGGACAGGTCGGCGATGTTGCGCAGGGAGGCGTCGTCGACGGGGACCGGCTGGGGTCGGCCCTGGATGTCGACGGTGCCGTACAGGGTGCCGAACGAGATCGTGGAGACGGGGATCCCGGCCTCGGCCGCGCGCTCGGCGGCGGTGAACGCGCCGCGCTCCTCGGTGGGGTCGGCGGGGACGGTCTCCTTGCCATCGGAGAGGAGGACGATCCGGGCGGGCGGGGCCTGGTCGGGGCCGCCGAGGCTCTCGGTGAAGGTGGTGATCGCCTGGGTTGCGGTGTAGATGGCCTCGCCGGTGGCGGTGCGCTCGTCGAGGCTGAGCCGGTCGACGGCGCGGACGACCGGACCCCGGTCGGTGGTGGGGGCCACGAGCATCGAGGCGGTGCCGGCGTAGGAGACGAGGCCCAGGTTGACGCCCGGGGTGAGGTTGTTGGCGAAGGTCGTGGCGGCCTGCTGCGCGGCCTCGAGGCGCGAGGGTGAGACGTCGGTGGACTCCATGGACAGGGAGACGTCGACGACGAGCATGACCGTGGCCCGGTTCCGTGGGACCTTCTGTTCCCTCTGTGGGCCGGCCAGTGCCACGACGAGCGCCAGCAGGGAGAGCACGAGGAGCACCGCCGGGACGTGCGTGAACCAGCGGCGACCGCGGCGGTCGACGGTACGCAGGGTGCCGAAGTTGCCGAAGCGGACGGTGCGTCGTTTCTTGGAGCGCAGCGCTATGACGTAGCCGATGGCGAGGGCGACCGGGACGATCAGCAGGATCAGCCACAGCGGGTGCTGGAACTCGGACAGGCTCATCGACTCGTCACCTCCCCCGCCGGGCGGTGGTCGTCGGGCAGGTCCCTGGTCACGCTGTCGCCGGTCGGCAGCCCTCCCCGGCGCCGGATGCCCACGAAGTCGATGACGTCGCGGATCCAGTCGCGGTCGGTGCGCAGCGCGAGGACCGGCGCACCGCACCGTCGCAGGGCGGAATGGACGCGCTCGCGGTGTTCGCCGGCCGCGCGGCGGTAGTCGGCCGCGAGGGCGTCGTCGACGTCCAGTTCCAGGACCTCGCCAGTGGCGGGATCCTGGAGGAGGGCCGCACCGACGGCCGGCAGGGCGATGTCGAGTGGGTCGGCCACGTGGACCGCGAGGAACTCGTGGCGGGTACCGAGCACGCGCAGGGAACGCTCCCAGTCCACCTCGGACAGGAAGTCGGACATCAACACCACGAGACCGTGGCGACGGGACGCGTTGCGGACCGCGTGGAGGCAGTCGTCGAGCGCGCCCCCGGGAGAGATCCGGGTCGCGGAGCGCGAGACCTCCTCGAGGAGCCGCCGGACGTGGTCGCGCCCTCCGGCGGCCGGGAGGACCCGCGGCCTCCCGTCCCCGGTGAGGACCATCCCCACGCGGCTGCCGCCGCCGGCGGAGAGGAACCCGACGGTCGCGACCGCCGCCTCGACCAGGCGCCTCTTCACGCCGTGGCGGCCCTGCACGTCGAGACTCGGCGTGAGGTCGACGACGAGCCAGGTCTCGAGCTCGCGGTCCGCGATGGTCTGCCTGATGTGGGGAACGGTGGTCCTGGCGGTGACCGACCAGTCCATCGTGCGGACGTCGTCGCCCGGTTCGTAGGCGCGAGCCTCCCCCGGTTCGGTGCCCGGCCCCGGCAGCAGCCCCCGGTGGTCGCCGTTGAGGACGCCGTCGAGGCGGCGGGTGACGAGCAGCTCGAGCTGGGTCAGGGCCGCGCGGGAGGACGCGTCGACCGGGTCGTCGCGCCTGCCCTCGTCCGCGGTGGTCACCGTGACGGCGGCGGGCCGGCCTGGGCGGGGACCGCGCTGATCTGCGGGAGGGGAACCGCCTCGAGCACGCGGCGGACGACGGTGTCGGCGGAGACCTCGTCGGCCAGCGCGTCGTAGGTGAGCACGAGTCGGTGGCGCAGGACGGCCGGCAGGACGTCCACGACGTCCTGGGGGACGACATAGTCGCGGCCCCGCACCAGGGCGAGGGCGCGGGCGGCGGTGACGGCACCGAGCGTGGCGCGCGGTGAGGCGCCATAGGACAGCCACCGGGCGACGTCCTCGAGTCCGTGCCTGGCGGGCTCGCGGGTGGCGACGGTGACGCGGACGACGTAGTCGACCAGCGCGTGGTGGACGAACACCTCGCGGACCGCGTTCTGCAGCCGCACGAGCGCGTCCACGCCGAGGACCTGCGTGGGCGTCGGCGGGGTGGAACCCATCCGGTAGACGACCTCGCGCTCCTCCTCGGGGCTCGGGTAGTCCACCACGAGCTTGAACAGGAAGCGGTCTCGCTGGGCCTCCGGCAGCTGGTAGACGCCCTCGCTCTCGATGGGGTTCTGCGTGGCCATCACGAGGAACGGGCTCGGCATGGGGAAGGTCTGCCCGCCGATGGAGACATGTCCCTCCGCCATCACCTCGAGCAGAGCCGACTGGACCTTCGCCGGGGCGCGGTTGATCTCGTCCGCCAGGACGAAGTTCGCCAGGATCGGGCCGAGCTCGACCTCGAACTCCTCGCGGCCCTGGCGGTAGATGCGGGTGCCCACGATGTCCGCCGGGACGAGGTCCGGGGTGAACTGCAGACGGCGGAAGCTCCCGCCCACCACGGCGGCGAAGGTCTCGACCGTCAGCGTCTTGGCGACGCCCGGTACGCCCTCGAGCAGGATGTGGCCGCGAGAGAGCAGGCCGACCAGAATCATCTCGATCAGGCGGTCCTGGCCCACCACGACCTTCTTGACCTCGTAGACCGCGCGCTCGAGGAGCCGGGCGTCCTCGGCGGCGGTCGAGGCGCTCACGGCGGGGGGCGCGGCGGCCGGGGTCGGATGGTCGGGGTGGGGATCGCTCACCGCGGAGGGCTCCTTCGCGTGGTCGGGTGTTCCGGGCGCCCCGCCCGGGCCGTCCGAACGGGCTGGGGACGACAGTACCGCTGCGCGGCTCAGACCAGCCGGACCACCATGGGGGAGATGCCGGCCATGCGGACGGGCGAGATCTTCACGACGTCCCCCGACTGCGGGGCCTCGACCATCTTGCCGTCGCCGAGGTACAGCGCCACGTGGCCGGGCCAGAACAGCATGTCGCCGCGCTGGCGGGTGGCCACCGGGTACTGCGGGCCGGCGGTGTACTGGTAGCCCGTGTAGTGGGGCAGGGCCTTCCCGATGCCCGCGAACGCGTAGATCATCAGGCCGGAGCAGTCGAACCCGATCTTGTTGTAGTCGCCGTGGCTGTCGGCGACGCCGCCGTCGCGGATGCCGCGCGTGGGCCCGTTCGCGTCTCCCCCACCCCAGGCATACGGGACGCCGAGCTGGGAGAGCGCGCGGTTGACGACGGTCTCCACCCTCGCGTTGCCCGAGGGCGTGCCCGGGTCCCCGCCGTGGCCGGTGCCCGGGGACGCGGGCGCCTGGGCGATCGACCCGAGGTCGGCGCGGCCGATCGCGTCGGCGACCTGCTGCACGATCGCCTCCGTGTCGCCGCGGATGCCCGCGTCGACGGCGGCACCCACGCTGCCCGCGTCGACCGCGCCCCCCATCGCCCCGCCGAGTGCGCGGGTGGCCTGGTCCGACGAGCCGCCGGCGAACTGGCGCACGGCGCCCAGGTCGAGGTGTGCAGGTAGGGCGGACGCGATGTCGGCGGCTTGCTCGCCCGCCTCCGGCTCGACGGCGAGGACCTGCAGGGCCTCGGCGCGCATCGCCTCGGCCTCGGCGTCGATCCCGGAGGTGGGGTCCGACGGGGGCCCCGCCGGCGTGGCCCCGGACTCCGCGAGTGCGGCGCGGTGGTTCTCGAATTCGCGGGTCAGCTCCGCGATCCGCTCCTCGAGTCCGGCGACCTCGGCGGCGACCCGGGACACCTCCGACTCGGCGGCGTCGCGACGGGCGGCGGCGTCGGAGTACCGCTGCTGTGCCGCGTCGCGGGCGGTGACCGCCTCGGCCTCCCGGCGGGCTGCCTCGTCGGCGGCGGCGACCATCTCGCCGACCACGTGACGCTGGTCGGCCGCCGCGCGACGGAGGTACTCCTGGCGCAGGCCGGCCTCGCCGGGCCCGCCCGGGTCGAGGATCGCCGACGCGGTGCCGGGCGCCGTGCCCTGG
Protein-coding regions in this window:
- a CDS encoding VWA domain-containing protein, producing the protein MSLSEFQHPLWLILLIVPVALAIGYVIALRSKKRRTVRFGNFGTLRTVDRRGRRWFTHVPAVLLVLSLLALVVALAGPQREQKVPRNRATVMLVVDVSLSMESTDVSPSRLEAAQQAATTFANNLTPGVNLGLVSYAGTASMLVAPTTDRGPVVRAVDRLSLDERTATGEAIYTATQAITTFTESLGGPDQAPPARIVLLSDGKETVPADPTEERGAFTAAERAAEAGIPVSTISFGTLYGTVDIQGRPQPVPVDDASLRNIADLSGGDFFTASTLEELDSVYRTLEEQIGYEWKKADASRPWLIIGSLLAMTAAAGSLTAHRRIP
- a CDS encoding AAA family ATPase; the protein is MSDPHPDHPTPAAAPPAVSASTAAEDARLLERAVYEVKKVVVGQDRLIEMILVGLLSRGHILLEGVPGVAKTLTVETFAAVVGGSFRRLQFTPDLVPADIVGTRIYRQGREEFEVELGPILANFVLADEINRAPAKVQSALLEVMAEGHVSIGGQTFPMPSPFLVMATQNPIESEGVYQLPEAQRDRFLFKLVVDYPSPEEEREVVYRMGSTPPTPTQVLGVDALVRLQNAVREVFVHHALVDYVVRVTVATREPARHGLEDVARWLSYGASPRATLGAVTAARALALVRGRDYVVPQDVVDVLPAVLRHRLVLTYDALADEVSADTVVRRVLEAVPLPQISAVPAQAGPPPSR
- a CDS encoding NlpC/P60 family protein, yielding MARPPKSPSRAAGRAALAAALVLGTASGLLHPPAAGAQGVSAVAPGDISGLIRAVADATARLDGTRESIAVKREGVNKTLVDLQMARIDLDRAIVEADRTSVERAQADSGVESARSTLDDYSRLLHRQGTAPGTASAILDPGGPGEAGLRQEYLRRAAADQRHVVGEMVAAADEAARREAEAVTARDAAQQRYSDAAARRDAAESEVSRVAAEVAGLEERIAELTREFENHRAALAESGATPAGPPSDPTSGIDAEAEAMRAEALQVLAVEPEAGEQAADIASALPAHLDLGAVRQFAGGSSDQATRALGGAMGGAVDAGSVGAAVDAGIRGDTEAIVQQVADAIGRADLGSIAQAPASPGTGHGGDPGTPSGNARVETVVNRALSQLGVPYAWGGGDANGPTRGIRDGGVADSHGDYNKIGFDCSGLMIYAFAGIGKALPHYTGYQYTAGPQYPVATRQRGDMLFWPGHVALYLGDGKMVEAPQSGDVVKISPVRMAGISPMVVRLV
- the inhA gene encoding NADH-dependent enoyl-ACP reductase InhA, with the protein product MSQTETDATVASGETTTTGGGLLAGRTILVTGVITDASIAFHIAKHCQLHGAKVILTAYGRPSLVKAIAKRLPERPPVIELDVQSEDDLAALADRVREHADSLDGVVHSIGFAPPSCLGDPFLDAPWKDVAVALEVSAYSYSVLAKATRPLLNRGASIIGLDFDPRFSMPFYNWMSVAKNALEAVNRYVARELGPDGVRSNLIAAGPVKTLAAKAIAGEALGPGGELDRMQDEWDRRAPLGWDVDDPTSVATTAVALLSDLMAATTGTVIYADGGAGTVSFSGQE
- the fabG1 gene encoding 3-oxoacyl-ACP reductase FabG1; its protein translation is MVSESTHGTTPRTVLVTGGNRGIGRAVATRLHADGHRVAVTHRGSGAPDGLFGVQCDVTDPDSVDAAFTAVEAEYGPVEVVVANAGTTEDTLLMRMKDEQFTRVLDANLAGAFRVAKRASRGMLRARFGRLIFIGSVVGQSGTAGQVNYASSKAGLIGMARSLTRELGSRNITANVVAPGFIDTDMTAGLDDKTQEMAVAAIPLGRKGSADDVAGIVSFLAGDDAGYISGAVIPVDGGMGMGH
- a CDS encoding DUF58 domain-containing protein, producing MTTADEGRRDDPVDASSRAALTQLELLVTRRLDGVLNGDHRGLLPGPGTEPGEARAYEPGDDVRTMDWSVTARTTVPHIRQTIADRELETWLVVDLTPSLDVQGRHGVKRRLVEAAVATVGFLSAGGGSRVGMVLTGDGRPRVLPAAGGRDHVRRLLEEVSRSATRISPGGALDDCLHAVRNASRRHGLVVLMSDFLSEVDWERSLRVLGTRHEFLAVHVADPLDIALPAVGAALLQDPATGEVLELDVDDALAADYRRAAGEHRERVHSALRRCGAPVLALRTDRDWIRDVIDFVGIRRRGGLPTGDSVTRDLPDDHRPAGEVTSR